The genomic stretch CTCTTAAGTTATCTCGACTGCTCATAGGTGCATCAAAATGTCAAAAGGACTAGCTGAAATGTggcatcaattaaaataatttgcACCTTGTCCTTGAGAAATAAATAGAGcactttcttcttttgttttctttgccttCTCTTCTCCAACAATTTATATTGCACTGTTGTCGTTTCTTCCATGCGTTTCCTCTTGCTTCCCTTTTCAACATATTGTCCTGCCCTTCTCTGTCTATGTATTTCACAttctttgtttttattatgAGATTTTACATTTCTCAAGTTTTAGCCCTTCATTCTGAACATGGTCTTAATTGCCTTATCCAAATTTTGGATTGCCCTGCATAAGGTGATGCTGCAAAATAGGTCAAGTTAGCCTTAATGCAAAGGGCATGTATAGCTTCCGGGTAGATTTCGTGGAGTTGCTTAGAATGGAATGCTTTTAATTGATAATGCTACTTTTCTTGGTTTGTTCTCAAGCAGCATAAAAAATCTGATGGTAGTGCGAAGCCTCCACCACTTTAAACTGCTTCTTAGTTTTGAGCATTTTAGCCTAAAAATCTGACAGTAATTGTGTGATCACATCTGCTATTTATGTATATAACCACCATTAACAGATTCACCGGTAACCTGAGAAAACTAAGTAGCAAGAAATTGTGTGTATCTGACTATACTTTTGAGTGATGACCCTCTACTCTTTTACGCATGCTATGTAAAACTATTGGTAGAAGATATTTTAGCCATTTAGTTCTTAGAGAATATTGAATTACAACTTCCTGTTTGTTTTGACCTCTTGGCAGTCAAGTGTATTGTtcatttcttctccatttctacTTTACATGGTGCAGACTTAGCTGCTTGATTATCACCTGGCATAAGAGATGTGCAGGAAACATTTCTGTACTGGCATCCATAGACTAATTGTCTTCGACATTGTACATAAATGTTTCTCTGAACCGTAGACCGACTGACTCAGGCTGGACTCAAGATTTATGGTCTTTAGGAGACCAGTAAAATAGGACAAGAAATACAGATATTTTTCATGCGACACTCTGAAAGGCCCCTAACTAGCACATAAACAATCTCCCTGGATGCCCTATGGGCTAACTAAAACTTCAATGAGCTAGGCTTTCAAGAATCAAATAGCCTGGGTGCTGTGATGGCAATGGTGAGAAGGCCATTCGGGGTCTGAGTCCTAATGGATGACAAAATCTGTACAAAACTTCTGTTGCAACCACAATTTCCCAGTCTTATTTAGATAATTTTACCATTGAATGCCTGTAAGGCATTATATTTGTCACTGGCCTCAAACTCCGCAGTCCGGCCTTCGGGGTCTGAGTCCTAATGGATGACAAAATCTGTACAAAACTTCTGTTGCAACCACAATTTCCCAGTCTTATTTAGATAATTTTACCATTGAATGCCTATAAGGCATTATATTTGTCACTGGCCTCAAACTCCGCAGTCCTCTTTCTCAGTGTCTTCCACATACTTCCCTTCAATCTTGGCACTCTTGTACCACTTAGCACAGGCCATGTAGACTGCCAAATCTATTATGGTTAGAAAAGCCAAGAGGAAGTAAAACCTGTCTAAATGACCGTTGTTAAGGTTTATTGGGATCCAACCAGGCATGTCATCTCTGGCAGAGATTCTCATGACTATGCTCACTATCAAGCTGCTAACATAGTTTCCCAGGGAAATCGAGGTCATGCAAAGTGCACTGCCAAAGCTTTTAAGTCCATTAGGAGCTTGATCGTTAAAGAACTCCAGTTGGCCTACGTACATGAAAACTTCTGAAGCACCTATTAAAGCATATTGAGGCACCTGCCAGACGATGCTCAATGAGCTTGAGCCTTCACAGTTTGTGCAATCTATTCTAGCATATTTTCGCCTATAATTCTCCACAATTCCTGCCGAAAGCATTGCCATTACTGCTATTACGAATCCAATCCCCATCCTTTGAAGCTCCGTGAGCCCTTTGGAATCTTTAGTCTCAGTGAGGTCTTTAGCACCACTCTTCTTAATCCTGCTTACTATTGGATCGAGGACTCTCCTGTAGAAAAATATGACAACTGCCACGCTCAATATGTCAAAGCTAGACATGCTCGCAGGAGGGATCTCGAAGTTCCACATCTTTGTCTTCATGGCTGCACCTTGCTCAACAAATATGGATGCCATCTGAGTAAATACCACTGAATAAATTATAGTGCAGAGCCAAATTGGCAGTAGTCTCAGTATGCACTTAACTTCTTCAACTTGAGAAATAGGGCATAGACGCCACCGGTTATAATATCCCTGTTTCTCGTTGAAATCTCTTGAAGCAATGAATGCAGCTCTATCCAAGAACCTGTGGTACACAAGGCAATCCTGACTTAGGATTTGATCAAACAAATTCTATAAAGCTAGGAGCAGACTTGTAGTTAGATTGGCTTCTATTGGGCATCAAAAGCTTTTAGAACTTACTTGAAACCATGGGTGTGGAGCATCTTTCTCGAACCAGTTACAGAACTATCCTTTCCTTCAACTTCAAATAATTCATCATCACTTTGTGGCCCCTCCACTCTCCAGTTCCTTATTGCTGCTACTATTACTTGGGTAAACCTGGAAATAGGATTTCCACAGGGTCTGAAATGCCTGTATCTTGTGGTGCCTGCGAGGAAGAGTACCAATGCTGCCAAGGCAGATGCAGTAGATGCCCAAAACCCTATTGCCCACATTCCTGAATTCTCATAGTAGCCCAAAATGGTGTTTGAGAAGAGTGAGCCAAGGTTTAAAGCCAGGTAGAAATAGCTGAAGAAGGCAACTTTGGAATGCCCTTCTTTTGGATCCTCTTCATCAAATTGGTCAGCACCAAAGGTAGCAATGTTCGGTTGGTACCCTCCATTTCCGAAGGCGACCAGGTAGATGGAGATGTAAAATAGACCAATCTCCCAGCTTGAGTGTTGTGCACAAGTGGTTGTCTCATTTCCACACCCTTTAGGTTTCATCAAGAAAAGGTGTGATGATAGTGATAGAGCTGCCAAACCCTGAAACATAGTAGAGTAGATGCCATTAGAGTGCTCTAGGAAGTAAAAGCCTTGGTACATTTTAGAAGCATGATGTGAGAATACTTACAATGACAAAGATAACCTGGAAGATGGCACAGGTTCTGTATCTTCCCCAGTAAGAGTCGCTGAGGAAAGCTCCAACGAGAGAGAAGATGTAAACAGTTCCAGTCCATTTGCTGACACTGTTGGCAGCATCAGCATTGTTTTGTTGCAGGACTCTTGTAAGGAAGAGAACCAAGTTGACCCCAACACCAAAGAATGCTAGAGTAGCCAGACCTTGGTTTACTATGAAAGTGAGTCAGCAAAACAAAAATGTAGAAGGGTTAGAGACTTGATATGCTGTGAGGTCTAAGAGAAAGATTAGATGTTGATGctgaaaatgagaaaatataTATTAGCAATCAAGTTCCATTCTACATTCATTATCTATCCTTAGTTTTCAACAGCTGCTTTTTCCTAGCAAGTTTCGGGCAGACAGTAATTGCTACGTTAGATAACATATTATTGACACACACTTCTGAATTTAGTAGTAAGATCTTTTTGTGAAAATGGAAAAGTCCAGTTAGGAAGACATCTGAGATATGaatctacattttcttttcaagTACCATACGTGTATAGATAGCAATCCACTACTCAAATAAGAAACAATGATCAGCAACCTTGCAACTATATACCTTCTATAGGGAAATTTCAGAGACTGATTGAGAGGTTAAACGCTGATCAGAAAGGGGTACTACTGTTTAATGAAACTTATCCAGTGGCTCAGCATGGTTTTGATGGGGAATAATTAGAGCATGTGCACATGCATGACGGTTCAAATGGTGGTTTATGATTGTCTAATATGCGTATTACAATGATAGACAAGAAACACCCATGTCATTAATGATTCATGTGCAGCATAAACTTTCATTTGCAAATTGAGAAGCCATTAGCAGCTTGCTCCTAAAGTAGCAGAAATGGAGAACCAGAAAAATGCTGTCTTCACAACTAGAAGTCAAGCTTAGGAATTCACTATCTGGTTCCACAATTTGGATGGTTCTGTTTTAAAAATGTTCACTCTGTTTAATTTCTTCACTGGTATCTTGTCATTCTAGATGTTCAATGTCTCTGTAAAGCCAGTCATGCTGGTAATGTAATCCTACTTTGCCTCAAAACCATGTTTGTTCAGTTGGCAGTCTCAACCACACCGGTTACCCTAGGTACAGGTCTTAATAATGCTGCTAATATCTTATGGATGAAGAAAGAATGAGAGGCAGATGCAATAGTTGTTCATAATGCAATTCTCGTGATTGAACCCATAACTATCGACTGAGGTATGCTTACCAAAGAAGCTTGGACAAGTTAACCATCAAGTCTGAGATGTTTTTCGTACATGCAAATGACTCCAAAGCTGTCATCAACAACTATCCCACATAAAATTGAGATGACAAAAGGGTATATTATATTTCCATTTCCTAATTCATTCATTACTTTACAGATTCGGCCTCGGACCTGCTCACATCTACAAGAACTTCCGGCTTGAGCCCTCGTTTCCTTTTaatgttagtttttttttttcttcccttccCCTTAGTATGGCTGGACTTATTGTTCAAGAACTACAAAAACTGAAGATTggtaattgaaaaaaaagaaaaagagagagatggCGTAATCAAATAACATCAGCATCATCAATACTGAACTAAAGAAAATCCCAGATCAGCATCAAGAGGGCCCAACCTACAAGCAAATTCTACAGCAATGACACCTGGAAGACCGCCCAACTCATCCAGGGAGTTTCAGTGATAACGTGTCAGGAGACTCTTAAGTTACAGCAGTGTCATCAACTACATAAATTTATGGATGCGTTTCCACATCCCACAACACATCTCTGTCTCTCTCCCCATTTTTGTGCCTGTCATGTAGCAGATGATTTTGGTAGCTCCAATTTCCAGCAAGAATTAATTTTCATCGGTTCCTTTTACTGCTTTTGCGTCTACCATAGCTGGATATCTCAGAGGATCCCAATAGATTACAAGAGGCCCTTGACACTTGGATTTTGGCTGTTTCTTTCACTAGGGAAAAGTTACACGTTCCTCTGTTAACCTTCTTTGTCATTTTCCAAGATAGTGTTGGATATCTCCATTTCTCCACCTCCAAACTCCCCGTgcttatatataaaaaaaagggttttccaCACAATAAAAAGGAAATTAACTTCTTGCTCAGATGGAAACTATCtcttcctcctcttcttcttctctttccttaattattttttctcttttggctTTATGGGTAGAAACACTGTCTTCAATTTTTGAGGGATGTGTAGGTACTAAGCCAAAAAGAAATGGGATGTTATCAATGTGACGGTTTAAAGGTTTTGAGTTCTGATCAAGAAAAGGATTCACAATTCAAATGTTTTGTTAGATTATATACAAAGGATAAATTAAATACGGATTGAGAAGTAATTAACAATAATTAATTTCTTCTAGTGTGTGGGTGGACAATAGTTGGGCATTCTTGAAAATGGTGCAAGTTTTTGGTATCATGAACTCTGTACTGATTCTGAGGCGGCGGTCACTTTGTCAGAAGTCAAAAACTTTAGAATTCCCAAAAACCCacttaaaaaagaaaatctaaaaaTGCATACCCAACAAATATTGTACTCCTAAAATACAACAGTACTACAAACTAGAAAGGTGGACGGAAAAGACAATGTTCACATATTTGTTTACAGATAGGGATAAACACAATAGCATATCATATTACTAAAAAAACAGATAAGGAGTGTACAATATCACAAAcatatctttattttatttttccgaaaagaagaa from Coffea eugenioides isolate CCC68of chromosome 8, Ceug_1.0, whole genome shotgun sequence encodes the following:
- the LOC113781145 gene encoding protein NRT1/ PTR FAMILY 7.3, translating into MASFQVSKEEKLKENQEERYTLDGTVDMHGRPAIRGKTGRWIAGIIILLNQGLATLAFFGVGVNLVLFLTRVLQQNNADAANSVSKWTGTVYIFSLVGAFLSDSYWGRYRTCAIFQVIFVIGLAALSLSSHLFLMKPKGCGNETTTCAQHSSWEIGLFYISIYLVAFGNGGYQPNIATFGADQFDEEDPKEGHSKVAFFSYFYLALNLGSLFSNTILGYYENSGMWAIGFWASTASALAALVLFLAGTTRYRHFRPCGNPISRFTQVIVAAIRNWRVEGPQSDDELFEVEGKDSSVTGSRKMLHTHGFKFLDRAAFIASRDFNEKQGYYNRWRLCPISQVEEVKCILRLLPIWLCTIIYSVVFTQMASIFVEQGAAMKTKMWNFEIPPASMSSFDILSVAVVIFFYRRVLDPIVSRIKKSGAKDLTETKDSKGLTELQRMGIGFVIAVMAMLSAGIVENYRRKYARIDCTNCEGSSSLSIVWQVPQYALIGASEVFMYVGQLEFFNDQAPNGLKSFGSALCMTSISLGNYVSSLIVSIVMRISARDDMPGWIPINLNNGHLDRFYFLLAFLTIIDLAVYMACAKWYKSAKIEGKYVEDTEKEDCGV